Proteins encoded together in one Anticarsia gemmatalis isolate Benzon Research Colony breed Stoneville strain chromosome 1, ilAntGemm2 primary, whole genome shotgun sequence window:
- the LOC142972344 gene encoding uncharacterized protein LOC142972344, giving the protein MSFEKMEVVNPAEKEASEVLHSLLSVERRSVDSKEAIIVSIPSDQNGGGEYGENAQWHTPVMGQHSVFEIGTQNMQQHSYNGHQEQVLWQGHTIQVENGGNLQALPGSYSIEFGSHVEGETGEMDVDTKPKVEKKAGNKKKKKTDSDSDEEVLDNKLEDNPAQVKERLKRGCDCKDNCYRGLNPEAVYRHRLNIAELTKSEHDMYLMGITMASLANPAETSRHKVRRRLRACYVYQGRKVCLEAFLYLENVTHYQLKRIRQHVMTHGVAPRIHGNVGKKPYNTFTLDIYKHATNFLKEYLKQHASSPKDVQPSAESGKKASKTVIIQGDSRKHLFEAYKEYGEILEPGVKLMGYSTFRAFMKDQFPHVKFATKKQDIPKDMVPFRSGKCMSYDKNKDPIRIQQEKEKQEAKKAAMEAKKKEEHEREQQAQQQAQQQQQQQQVQQQQQQQQQQQQQQQQQQQVQQVQVQQHQQMQNQAHVVIHQQQPQQQAQMQQQMLVPQVSQHQQVLTQQVGGVQQVAQQHCVQPLGVSEENGQQVEMAQQVIPLAVVQQPQQAYIVTPVSHFQTRVQGAWYRH; this is encoded by the exons ATGTCATTTGAGAAAATGGAAGTGGTGAATCCTGCCGAGAAAGAGGCTAGCGAAGTGTTGCATTCGCTTCTGTCTGTGGAACGTCGGAGCGTGGACAGCAAGGAGGCCATCATCGTGTCAATACCGAGCGACCAGAACGGCGGCGGTGAATACGGCGAGAATGCACAGTGGCACACGCCCGTCATGGGCCAACATTCAGTATTTGAGATAGGCACACAGAATATGCAGCAACACAGCTACAATGGTCACCAGGAACAG GTTTTATGGCAAGGACATACTATACAAGTGGAAAATGGAGGCAATTTGCAAGCTTTACCGGGCTCGTATAGTATTGAATTTGGGTCTCATGTGGAAGGAGAAACTGGTGAAATGGATGTAGACACTAAACCTAAAGTTGAAAAGAAGGCTGGAaacaaaaagaagaagaaaactgACTCAGATAGTGATGAAGAGGTTCTTGACAATAAACTGGAGGATAATCCAGCACAG GTCAAAGAAAGACTGAAAAGAGGTTGCGATTGTAAAGACAACTGTTATCGAGGACTTAACCCAGAGGCAGTCTATAGACATAGACTTAATATAGCTGAACTAACCAAGAGTGAGCATGACATGTACTTGATGGGAATCACAATGGCAAGCTTGGCCAACCCAGCTGAAACATCCCGGCATAAGGTCAGGAGGAGACTGAGAGCTTGTTATGTGTATCAAGGGCGAAAAGTGTGCTTAGAGGCTTTCTTATATCTTGAAAATGTGACTCATTACCAACTCAAGCGAATCCGGCAGCATGTTATGACCCATGGTGTTGCCCCCCGTATTCATGGCAATGTTGGTAAGAAGCCTTACAACACATTTACTCTAGATATTTACAAACATGCTACTAATTTCCTTAAAGAGTATTTGAAACAACATGCCAGTTCACCTAAAGATGTTCAGCCATCTGCTGAAAGTGGTAAAAAAGCTAGTAAAACTGTTATCATACAAGGAGACTCCCGGAAACATCTTTTTGAAGCTTACAAAGAATATGGAGAGATTTTAGAGCCAGGAGTTAAATTAATGGGCTATTCAACTTTCCGTGCTTTCATGAAAGATCAATTTCCTCATGTTAAGTTTGCTACTAAAAAGCAAGATATACCAAAAGACATGGTGCCATTCCGTAGTGGTAAGTGTATGTCTTACGACAAGAACAAAGACCCCATTAGAATACAGCAAGAAAAAGAAAAGCAAGAGGCAAAGAAGGCAGCTATGGAGGCTAAAAAGAAGGAAGAACATGAAAGAGAACAGCAGGCTCAGCAACAAGCCCAACAACAGCAGCAACAACAGCAAgtgcaacaacaacaacaacagcagcagcagcaacaacagcagcagcaacaacaacagcaaGTACAACAAGTACAAGTGCAGCAACATCAGCAGATGCAAAACCAGGCTCATGTTGTCATACACCAGCAGCAGCCACAGCAACAAGCACAGATGCAACAACAGATGTTGGTGCCACAAGTCAGCCAACACCAGCAAGTTCTCACACAACAAGTTGGTGGTGTACAACAAGTTGCACAGCAGCATTGTGTTCAACCATTGGGTGTGTCTGAAGAAAATGGACAGCAAGTAGAAATGGCACAGCAAGTTATACCTTTAGCTGTGGTGCAACAACCACAGCAGGCATATATTGTCACTCCTGTGTCGCACTTCCAGACGCGCGTGCAGGGCGCTTGGTACAGGCATTGA